One Halostella limicola genomic window carries:
- a CDS encoding adenosylcobinamide amidohydrolase, with amino-acid sequence MFETAVRDGVARLARPGARWLSTGFDGGERRADAAYNVTVPEGWDRTDLADYVAERRADAGFETDGPALLTGVSQRHARVARHGPAAAVATAGLSNPSPLFASAEADRGAEDPSGAPPAGTVNVFVGVERSLGPGALANLVAVAAEAKAATLSRETGFPGTTTDAVVAACDPDGDHARFSGSGTAVGSAAQACVREAVRASLDSRYAAEDETTPDSVADARHGVTPVAAADVEVFAP; translated from the coding sequence ATGTTTGAGACGGCCGTCCGCGACGGCGTCGCGCGGCTCGCTCGCCCGGGCGCTCGCTGGCTGAGCACCGGGTTCGATGGCGGCGAGCGTCGCGCCGACGCCGCGTACAACGTCACCGTCCCGGAGGGCTGGGACCGCACCGACCTCGCCGACTACGTCGCCGAGCGCCGCGCCGACGCGGGGTTCGAGACCGACGGGCCGGCGCTCCTGACGGGCGTCTCCCAGCGCCACGCCCGCGTCGCCCGGCACGGTCCCGCCGCGGCGGTGGCGACGGCCGGGCTGTCGAACCCGTCGCCGCTGTTCGCCAGCGCGGAGGCGGACCGGGGCGCGGAGGACCCGTCCGGCGCGCCGCCCGCCGGCACCGTCAACGTCTTCGTCGGCGTCGAGCGCTCGCTCGGCCCCGGCGCGCTCGCCAACCTCGTCGCGGTCGCCGCGGAGGCCAAGGCCGCGACGCTGTCGCGCGAGACGGGCTTTCCCGGAACGACCACCGACGCCGTCGTCGCCGCCTGCGACCCCGACGGCGATCACGCGCGGTTCTCCGGGAGTGGCACTGCGGTCGGCTCGGCGGCACAGGCCTGCGTCCGTGAGGCGGTGCGGGCCAGCCTCGACTCGCGGTACGCGGCCGAGGACGAGACGACGCCCGACTCCGTCGCCGACGCCCGCCACGGCGTCACTCCGGTCGCCGCGGCGGACGTGGAGGTGTTCGCGCCGTGA
- a CDS encoding HAD family hydrolase, translating to MAVTFDLFGTLVDADRPADPASAVARELAARDVSVPADWADAYREVHVDAPEGAEVPLPAHVSRALASRGVDAPGNAPRRAVVAAFDPEVETRPGAPEAVAAAADRGPVAVLSNCSVPQLARRTLIRSELDRDAFDAVVTSVACGWRKPHERAFETVADRLGVDAADLVHVGDDPRTDGGVEDCGGTFVDVGDVPLADFPDWLEGHPCP from the coding sequence GTGGCAGTAACGTTCGACCTCTTCGGCACGCTGGTGGACGCCGACCGGCCCGCCGACCCGGCTTCGGCCGTCGCGCGGGAGCTCGCGGCCCGAGACGTGTCGGTCCCGGCCGACTGGGCCGACGCCTACCGCGAGGTCCACGTCGACGCGCCCGAGGGCGCGGAGGTTCCCTTGCCGGCCCACGTCAGTCGGGCGCTCGCGAGCCGCGGCGTCGACGCGCCCGGCAACGCTCCCCGGCGCGCCGTCGTCGCGGCGTTCGACCCCGAGGTCGAGACCAGACCGGGCGCACCAGAGGCCGTCGCAGCGGCGGCCGACCGCGGCCCGGTCGCCGTGCTCTCGAACTGCAGCGTCCCCCAACTGGCCCGCCGGACGCTGATCCGGTCGGAGCTGGACCGCGACGCGTTCGACGCCGTCGTCACCAGCGTCGCCTGCGGGTGGCGAAAGCCCCACGAACGGGCGTTCGAGACCGTCGCCGACCGGCTGGGCGTCGACGCCGCCGACCTCGTTCACGTCGGTGACGATCCCCGGACCGACGGGGGCGTCGAGGACTGCGGCGGGACGTTCGTCGACGTCGGGGACGTACCGCTCGCGGACTTCCCGGACTGGCTGGAGGGTCACCCGTGCCCCTGA
- the cobD gene encoding threonine-phosphate decarboxylase CobD: MNPDAVAETGRVPHGGSTDERVIDFSANTNPERPPDVVSVYESAFETARRYPDDDYGEFRRAAAEYLHCAPGRVVPTAGGLEAIRLAIETTVEAGDTVLVPAPSFGEYAREVRLQGAEPAFVDHDALLDADPAGHALAIVCNPNNPTGEAYDPDALRAFARRCREAGTTLLVDEAFLGFTGHPSIAGEDGVIVARSLTKLFGLPGLRAGFAVATGEHRTRLQNARRSWTLGAPAAAVGAHCLRQAAFVADTRERVDRERARLRDALSRDFDVYPSDAPFLLVDVGDRDAGALVAALRDRGIAVRDATTFRGLDSHVRVAVRTAEENDLLAEAMRDV, encoded by the coding sequence ATGAACCCCGACGCCGTCGCCGAGACCGGGCGCGTGCCCCACGGCGGGAGCACCGACGAGCGCGTGATCGACTTCAGCGCGAACACGAACCCCGAGCGCCCGCCGGACGTGGTGAGCGTGTACGAGTCCGCGTTCGAGACGGCGCGGCGGTACCCCGACGACGACTACGGCGAGTTCCGCCGCGCCGCCGCGGAGTACCTCCACTGCGCGCCCGGACGCGTCGTCCCGACCGCGGGCGGCCTCGAAGCGATACGGCTCGCGATCGAGACGACGGTGGAGGCCGGCGACACCGTGCTCGTTCCCGCGCCGAGCTTCGGCGAGTACGCCCGCGAGGTGCGCCTGCAGGGTGCGGAGCCGGCCTTCGTCGACCACGACGCTCTCCTCGACGCCGACCCAGCGGGCCACGCCCTCGCGATCGTCTGTAACCCGAACAACCCTACCGGCGAGGCGTACGATCCGGACGCGCTCCGGGCGTTCGCCCGGCGCTGTCGCGAGGCGGGGACGACCCTGCTCGTCGACGAGGCGTTCCTCGGGTTCACCGGGCACCCCTCGATAGCCGGCGAGGACGGCGTGATCGTCGCGCGCTCGCTGACGAAGCTGTTCGGCCTTCCCGGCCTCCGCGCCGGGTTCGCCGTCGCGACGGGCGAGCACCGCACGCGGCTGCAGAACGCCCGGCGGTCGTGGACCCTCGGCGCGCCGGCCGCGGCGGTCGGCGCGCACTGCCTGCGACAGGCGGCGTTCGTCGCGGACACCCGCGAGCGCGTCGACCGGGAGCGAGCGCGACTGCGGGACGCGCTCTCCCGGGACTTCGACGTCTACCCCTCCGACGCGCCGTTCCTGCTGGTCGACGTCGGCGACCGCGACGCGGGCGCGCTGGTCGCCGCGCTCCGGGACCGCGGCATCGCCGTGCGCGACGCGACGACGTTCCGCGGCCTCGACTCGCACGTCCGGGTCGCCGTGCGCACGGCCGAGGAGAACGACCTGCTCGCGGAGGCGATGCGGGATGTTTGA
- a CDS encoding universal stress protein produces the protein MYHVLLAVDTDGDQARRQAETVAGLPEAPDAVKATVYHSFTDNPSGASATQIEGVRRARDVLEERGVEVAVGEGSGDPAESVVEEASRVDADAICVGGRKRSPTGKALFGSVSQQVILNSPVPVVLPGRAEG, from the coding sequence ATGTACCACGTACTGCTGGCCGTGGACACGGACGGCGACCAGGCGCGACGACAGGCCGAGACGGTCGCGGGTCTTCCCGAAGCGCCCGACGCCGTCAAGGCGACCGTGTACCACTCGTTCACCGACAACCCGTCCGGCGCGTCGGCGACGCAGATCGAGGGCGTGCGCCGGGCGCGGGACGTGCTGGAGGAGCGGGGGGTCGAGGTCGCCGTCGGGGAGGGAAGCGGCGACCCCGCGGAGAGCGTCGTCGAGGAGGCGTCCCGCGTCGACGCCGACGCCATCTGCGTGGGCGGCCGGAAGCGGTCGCCGACGGGCAAGGCGCTGTTCGGGAGCGTCAGCCAGCAGGTGATCCTGAACTCGCCGGTCCCCGTGGTGCTCCCCGGGCGCGCGGAGGGGTGA
- the cbiB gene encoding adenosylcobinamide-phosphate synthase CbiB: MPLTGPPAVALAFVLDRAAAEPPASLHPVAWFGRLVAPVDRAWPAPRLAGLVAALALPLFAGGVAVGLVRGAGALHPVAAAAAAGLVLFVTTSLRMLLGEVRAVVDATETDPDAARDRLRSLAGRDASDLSPAQVRSAAVESAAENLADGVVAPLLAFALLAPASLALGAGAAAWVKAVNTLDSMLGYRSKPVGWASARLDDLVMWLPARVAAALVAVAAADPDALLNARRWAGAPPSPNSGWPMGALASALQVRLEKPGVYELNPMGTLPTIDEARRGATVVSRAGVLAYALAGVVAWL; this comes from the coding sequence GTGCCCCTGACCGGCCCGCCGGCGGTCGCGCTCGCGTTCGTCCTCGACCGCGCGGCGGCGGAGCCGCCGGCCTCGCTACACCCGGTCGCGTGGTTCGGACGCCTCGTCGCGCCGGTCGACCGGGCGTGGCCCGCGCCGCGGCTCGCCGGCCTCGTCGCCGCGCTCGCCCTGCCGCTTTTCGCGGGGGGAGTCGCCGTCGGGCTCGTCCGCGGCGCGGGCGCGCTGCACCCGGTCGCCGCCGCGGCGGCCGCCGGCCTCGTCCTGTTCGTGACGACGAGCCTGCGGATGCTGCTCGGGGAGGTACGCGCCGTCGTCGACGCGACCGAGACCGACCCCGACGCGGCCCGCGACCGCCTGCGCTCGCTCGCCGGGCGGGACGCCAGCGACCTCTCGCCCGCGCAGGTCCGGAGCGCCGCCGTCGAGAGCGCCGCGGAGAACCTCGCGGACGGGGTCGTCGCGCCGCTGCTCGCGTTCGCCCTGCTCGCGCCCGCCTCGCTGGCGCTGGGGGCCGGCGCGGCCGCGTGGGTGAAGGCGGTCAACACGCTCGACTCGATGCTCGGCTACCGCTCGAAGCCCGTCGGGTGGGCGAGCGCCCGCCTCGACGACCTCGTCATGTGGCTCCCCGCCCGCGTCGCCGCCGCCCTCGTCGCCGTCGCGGCGGCGGACCCCGACGCCCTGCTGAACGCCCGGCGGTGGGCCGGCGCGCCCCCCTCGCCGAACTCGGGGTGGCCGATGGGCGCGCTCGCGAGCGCGCTGCAGGTCCGCCTGGAGAAGCCGGGCGTCTACGAACTGAACCCGATGGGGACGCTCCCGACGATCGACGAGGCGCGGCGCGGCGCGACCGTCGTCTCGCGGGCCGGCGTCCTCGCGTACGCGCTGGCGGGGGTGGTCGCGTGGCTCTGA
- the cobT gene encoding nicotinate mononucleotide-dependent phosphoribosyltransferase CobT: protein MRLVLAAGTTRTAEIEGISAAGADPDAMVHTPSADAEIVAYGEPVRAPVVPVSPTGCPTPAVITRAVRDLVGFDLAVVDAGLAENTAAPTVTVGAQPGEDIREEDPVRTAPGAFAAARQFGRALPDDEILVGETIPGGTTTALGVLTALGEEFGVSSSLPDNPVERKREVVAAALDASGVAPGDLAGDPKSAVRYAGDPMLATVAGLTAGALGTDTHVTLAGGTQMLAAAALVRHADVDAPLSLATTSFVAEDDGVDLDGAAERFDLDLTVTDPGFDESGHVAMERYVAGEAKEGVGMGGALALADRAGVPTAEVRERVEAVYENLLGDESALAGGR, encoded by the coding sequence GTGAGGCTCGTCCTCGCCGCGGGGACGACCCGCACGGCCGAAATCGAGGGGATCAGCGCCGCCGGCGCGGACCCGGACGCCATGGTCCACACCCCGAGCGCCGACGCCGAGATCGTCGCGTACGGCGAACCCGTCCGCGCGCCGGTCGTCCCGGTGAGCCCGACGGGCTGTCCGACGCCGGCCGTGATCACCCGCGCGGTGCGGGACCTCGTCGGGTTCGACCTCGCCGTGGTCGACGCCGGCCTCGCGGAGAACACCGCCGCGCCCACGGTGACGGTCGGCGCGCAGCCGGGCGAGGACATCCGCGAGGAAGACCCCGTCAGGACCGCGCCGGGCGCGTTCGCCGCCGCCCGGCAGTTCGGCCGGGCGCTCCCCGACGACGAGATACTCGTCGGCGAGACGATCCCCGGCGGGACGACGACCGCGCTGGGCGTCCTCACCGCCCTCGGCGAGGAGTTCGGCGTCTCCTCGTCGCTCCCCGACAACCCCGTCGAGCGCAAGCGCGAGGTCGTCGCCGCGGCGCTGGACGCGAGCGGCGTCGCCCCCGGCGACCTTGCCGGCGACCCGAAATCCGCCGTCCGATACGCCGGCGACCCGATGCTCGCGACCGTCGCCGGCCTCACGGCCGGGGCGCTCGGGACGGACACCCACGTCACGCTGGCCGGCGGGACGCAGATGCTCGCCGCCGCGGCGCTGGTCCGCCACGCCGACGTCGACGCGCCGCTGTCGCTCGCCACTACGTCGTTCGTCGCCGAGGACGACGGCGTGGATCTGGACGGCGCAGCCGAGCGGTTCGACCTCGACCTCACCGTCACGGACCCCGGGTTCGACGAGAGCGGCCACGTCGCGATGGAGCGCTACGTCGCCGGCGAGGCGAAGGAGGGCGTCGGGATGGGCGGCGCGCTGGCGCTGGCCGACCGCGCCGGCGTCCCGACGGCCGAGGTGCGCGAACGAGTCGAAGCGGTGTACGAGAACCTCCTGGGCGACGAGAGCGCCCTCGCCGGAGGGCGATGA
- a CDS encoding NADPH-dependent FMN reductase has translation MNGSPRVAAVCGSLNDDSKTRAVLETALDAAAAAGAMTDLIDLRDYELLPYGWEGRDASDAVDLRRRVREADAVLLGTPVYHGSYSGALKNALDYCKRDDFDGTAVAGLAVAGGGFPGSTLEHLREVALTLDAWPLPCEVAVPNSGTTVGADGIRDGDIERRVRELGEALVRYAGVEGYPEAAAPAPEPASVD, from the coding sequence ATGAACGGAAGTCCACGCGTCGCGGCGGTGTGCGGGAGCCTGAACGACGACAGCAAGACGCGGGCCGTGCTGGAGACAGCGCTCGACGCCGCGGCGGCGGCGGGCGCGATGACGGACCTGATCGACCTGCGCGACTACGAACTCCTACCGTACGGCTGGGAGGGACGGGACGCGAGCGACGCCGTCGACCTCCGCCGCCGCGTGCGGGAGGCCGACGCCGTCCTCCTCGGGACCCCGGTGTACCACGGCTCGTATTCGGGGGCGCTGAAAAACGCCCTCGACTACTGCAAGCGCGACGACTTCGACGGGACGGCCGTCGCCGGGCTGGCGGTCGCCGGTGGGGGCTTCCCGGGGTCGACCCTCGAACACCTGCGGGAGGTCGCGCTGACGCTCGATGCGTGGCCCCTTCCCTGCGAGGTCGCCGTCCCGAACTCGGGGACGACGGTCGGCGCGGACGGGATTCGGGACGGCGACATCGAGCGTCGGGTGCGCGAACTGGGCGAGGCGCTGGTCCGCTACGCCGGCGTCGAGGGCTACCCCGAGGCCGCCGCGCCCGCGCCCGAACCGGCGAGCGTGGACTGA
- a CDS encoding M24 family metallopeptidase: MSTRVPDSEFGDRLAAVRDRLAETDADAGVWFGATSIEYLTGFDHIQTERPVVLAVTVDRVALTVPRLEVERVEPNPRIDAVYDYFDYPGGAPVETAVGMLDDLGVDRVAADAEGAPGVMGYEGPPLTEFVEVEIQSWVDRLRWAKSDAEVDLIRESARWANLGHRYLADYAEAGAHPATASQRASLEASRVMLDTLGDRYVARTRGDGPVTAGFISGEQTALPHGHTANRRLEDGDVLITGATANVDGYFAELERTMFVGEPSEEQEHYFEVMLEAQSIAIDALGPGASISAVDDAVRSYFEEQGVADLARHHVGHNIGLGAHEPPYLDHGWDDHCAAIDDRDERDREMEPGHVYTIEPGIYTDEAGYRHSDTVAVTEDGTETLTYFPREIAGNVIR, encoded by the coding sequence ATGTCGACTCGCGTTCCCGACAGCGAGTTCGGGGACCGCCTCGCGGCGGTTCGCGACCGCCTGGCCGAGACCGACGCCGACGCGGGCGTCTGGTTCGGCGCGACGAGCATCGAGTACCTCACCGGGTTCGACCACATCCAGACCGAGCGGCCGGTCGTCCTCGCGGTGACGGTCGACCGCGTCGCCCTCACCGTCCCCCGCCTGGAGGTCGAGCGGGTCGAACCGAACCCCCGCATCGACGCCGTCTACGACTACTTCGACTACCCCGGCGGCGCCCCCGTCGAGACCGCGGTCGGGATGCTCGACGACCTCGGCGTCGACCGCGTCGCCGCCGACGCCGAGGGCGCACCGGGCGTGATGGGCTACGAGGGGCCCCCGCTCACCGAGTTCGTCGAGGTGGAGATCCAGTCGTGGGTCGATCGCCTGCGCTGGGCGAAATCGGACGCCGAGGTCGACCTGATCCGCGAGTCGGCGCGCTGGGCGAACCTCGGCCACCGCTACCTCGCCGACTACGCCGAGGCCGGCGCGCACCCCGCGACGGCGAGCCAGCGCGCCTCGCTGGAGGCGTCCAGGGTCATGCTCGACACGCTCGGCGACCGCTACGTCGCGCGGACCCGCGGCGACGGTCCCGTCACGGCCGGGTTCATCAGCGGCGAGCAGACCGCGCTCCCCCACGGCCACACCGCGAACCGCCGACTGGAGGACGGCGACGTGCTGATCACCGGCGCGACCGCGAACGTCGACGGCTACTTCGCCGAACTGGAGCGCACGATGTTCGTCGGCGAGCCGAGCGAGGAGCAGGAGCACTACTTCGAGGTGATGCTCGAAGCCCAGTCGATCGCCATCGACGCGCTGGGGCCCGGCGCGTCCATCAGCGCGGTCGACGACGCGGTGCGGTCGTACTTCGAGGAGCAGGGCGTCGCGGACCTGGCGCGACACCACGTCGGCCACAACATCGGCCTCGGCGCGCACGAGCCGCCCTACCTCGACCACGGGTGGGACGACCACTGCGCCGCGATCGACGACCGCGACGAGCGGGACCGCGAGATGGAACCGGGCCACGTGTACACGATCGAACCCGGCATCTACACCGACGAGGCGGGCTACCGCCACTCCGACACCGTCGCCGTCACGGAGGACGGGACGGAGACGCTGACGTACTTCCCGCGGGAGATAGCTGGGAACGTGATCCGGTGA
- a CDS encoding NTP transferase domain-containing protein, whose translation MCGGKGTRLDAAVEKPLFEVGGRPMVDRVADALDESAVDTTYAVTSPHAPETAAHVRDDLDLPTIETPGDGYVADLDAALSADAVEPPVLTVAADLPLLAGDAVDAVLRAHEGGSLTVCVPAALKDLLGASHDAAVDGLAPTGINVVDHSDSDTMHTTHDARLAVNVNRRSDAEVAEALL comes from the coding sequence ATCTGCGGCGGGAAGGGGACCCGGCTCGACGCGGCCGTCGAGAAGCCGCTGTTCGAGGTCGGCGGCCGGCCGATGGTCGACCGCGTCGCCGACGCCCTCGACGAGAGCGCCGTCGATACCACCTACGCGGTCACCTCGCCGCATGCGCCCGAGACGGCCGCGCACGTTCGCGACGACCTCGATTTGCCGACCATCGAGACGCCGGGCGACGGGTACGTCGCGGACCTCGACGCGGCGCTGTCCGCCGACGCGGTCGAGCCGCCCGTCCTCACCGTCGCCGCCGACCTGCCGCTGCTCGCGGGCGACGCGGTCGACGCCGTCCTCCGGGCGCACGAGGGCGGGTCGCTCACCGTCTGCGTCCCCGCGGCGCTGAAGGACCTGCTCGGGGCGAGCCACGACGCGGCGGTCGACGGGCTCGCACCGACCGGAATAAACGTCGTCGACCACTCCGATTCCGACACCATGCACACGACACACGACGCGCGACTCGCAGTGAACGTGAACCGCCGGTCAGACGCCGAGGTCGCGGAGGCCCTGCTGTGA
- the cobS gene encoding adenosylcobinamide-GDP ribazoletransferase, which yields MALTRRVTTRVGGGVAALRGAVGFLTRIPVGRDRESWEAFRTTPATFPLAGYLAGALVAVPFALPALAAAGPAPGGLPAPTAAFAYVVAVYAVTGINHLDGVADLGDAAVVHGDAERRRDAMKDTTVGVGAVLAVALVLAGLGLGGLALAGLPVAAAVAVVVAAEVGAKAGMAAVACFGTATHEGLGSALTGPASPQSFALPAAVAVPSAALAWPSLAAAAALAGAGLATAVLVRRARTALGGVGGDVFGAVNEVGRVAGLHAGVIAWTLS from the coding sequence GTGGCTCTGACCCGGCGCGTGACGACGCGGGTCGGGGGCGGCGTCGCCGCCCTGCGCGGCGCCGTCGGGTTCCTGACGCGCATCCCCGTCGGTCGCGATCGGGAGTCGTGGGAGGCGTTTCGGACGACGCCGGCGACGTTTCCGCTGGCCGGCTATCTCGCCGGCGCGCTCGTCGCGGTCCCGTTCGCGCTCCCGGCGCTCGCCGCAGCCGGCCCCGCGCCCGGCGGCCTTCCGGCGCCCACGGCGGCGTTCGCGTACGTCGTCGCCGTCTACGCCGTCACCGGGATCAATCACCTCGACGGCGTCGCGGACCTGGGCGACGCCGCGGTCGTCCACGGCGACGCCGAGCGCCGGCGCGACGCGATGAAGGACACGACGGTCGGGGTCGGCGCGGTGCTCGCCGTCGCGCTGGTCCTCGCGGGACTGGGACTGGGCGGCCTCGCGCTGGCCGGCCTCCCGGTCGCCGCGGCCGTCGCGGTCGTCGTCGCCGCCGAGGTCGGAGCAAAGGCGGGGATGGCCGCCGTCGCCTGCTTCGGGACGGCGACCCACGAGGGGCTCGGGTCGGCGCTGACGGGGCCGGCGTCGCCGCAGTCGTTCGCGCTCCCCGCGGCCGTCGCCGTCCCCTCCGCCGCGCTGGCGTGGCCGTCGCTCGCGGCGGCCGCGGCGCTGGCCGGCGCGGGCCTCGCCACCGCAGTGCTCGTCCGGCGGGCGCGGACCGCGCTCGGCGGCGTCGGCGGGGACGTGTTCGGCGCGGTCAACGAGGTCGGCCGGGTCGCCGGCCTGCACGCGGGGGTGATCGCGTGGACGCTCTCCTGA
- a CDS encoding cob(I)yrinic acid a,c-diamide adenosyltransferase, which yields MTDDTASDGLRAQAIDPADPDEFGLVQVWWGDGKGKTTAAMGMGFRAAGHGYRVHMLQFMKGGAGSVEDVRGEYNAIDAFPRYSYENSGHYGWHGFHDGSEDDEHAARARGGVARARELLDDPEIDGERVHMLILDEILYAANRGLVDPEDVVDLVESKPDDLELVLTGGHERPEYVVDAADLVTEVRKEKHPIDAGQGARKGTEY from the coding sequence ATGACAGACGACACCGCATCCGACGGACTGCGCGCACAGGCTATCGACCCCGCCGACCCCGACGAGTTCGGCCTCGTTCAGGTGTGGTGGGGCGACGGCAAGGGCAAGACGACCGCCGCGATGGGCATGGGCTTTCGCGCGGCCGGCCACGGCTACCGCGTCCACATGCTCCAGTTCATGAAAGGCGGCGCGGGCAGCGTCGAGGACGTCCGCGGCGAGTACAACGCGATCGACGCCTTCCCGCGGTACTCCTACGAGAACAGCGGCCACTACGGCTGGCACGGCTTTCACGACGGGAGCGAGGACGACGAGCACGCGGCCCGCGCGCGAGGCGGCGTCGCCCGGGCGCGGGAGTTGCTCGACGACCCCGAAATCGACGGCGAGCGCGTCCACATGCTGATCCTCGACGAGATACTGTACGCCGCGAACCGCGGGCTGGTCGACCCCGAGGACGTGGTGGACCTCGTCGAGTCGAAGCCGGACGACCTCGAACTCGTGCTGACGGGCGGGCACGAGCGCCCGGAGTACGTCGTCGACGCGGCGGACCTGGTCACCGAGGTGCGAAAGGAGAAACACCCCATCGACGCGGGTCAGGGCGCGCGGAAGGGCACGGAGTACTGA
- a CDS encoding cobyrinic acid a,c-diamide synthase, whose translation MKGVVLGGTSSGVGKTVATLAVVRSLQREGYEVQPAKAGPDFIDPSHHEAVADRPSRTLDLWLEGEDGLKRNYHRGEGDVAIVEGVMGLYDGDGSSTAMVAEALDLPVVLVADAKAGMESVAATALGFREYADRIGRDIEVAGVLVQRAHGGRHEQGIRDALPDELEYLGRIPPNGDLEIPDRHLGLHMGSEAALPEDALDAAAEHVRTERLVDLAAEPPRPAGSLRERRAREKTVAVARDAAFCFYYPATMERLRERATVETFAPTAGDDLPDCDGVYLPGGYPELHAADLAASPALDSLADRAAEGLPVLGECGGLMALTRSLEPADDDAERREMAGVLPADVTMHDRYQALDHVELEATGDALTADTGGTLRGHEFHYSSADVDRDARFAFDVVRGDGIDGERDGLTEYRTLGTYAHVHPESGAFDAFVAHL comes from the coding sequence GTGAAGGGGGTCGTCCTCGGCGGCACGAGCTCCGGCGTCGGCAAGACCGTCGCGACGCTCGCGGTGGTGCGCTCGCTCCAGCGCGAGGGGTACGAGGTACAGCCGGCCAAGGCAGGGCCGGACTTCATCGACCCGAGCCACCACGAGGCCGTCGCGGACCGCCCCTCGCGGACGCTCGACCTGTGGCTGGAGGGCGAGGACGGTCTCAAACGGAACTACCACCGCGGCGAGGGCGACGTGGCCATCGTCGAGGGCGTGATGGGCCTGTACGACGGCGACGGCTCCAGCACAGCGATGGTGGCCGAGGCGCTCGACCTCCCCGTGGTCCTCGTCGCCGACGCGAAAGCCGGGATGGAGAGCGTCGCCGCCACGGCGCTGGGGTTCCGGGAGTACGCCGACCGGATCGGCCGGGACATCGAGGTCGCCGGCGTCCTCGTCCAGCGCGCCCACGGCGGCCGCCACGAGCAGGGCATCCGCGACGCCCTGCCCGACGAGCTGGAGTACCTCGGTCGCATCCCGCCGAACGGCGACCTCGAGATCCCGGACCGCCACCTCGGCCTGCACATGGGCAGCGAGGCGGCGCTCCCCGAGGACGCGCTGGACGCCGCGGCCGAGCACGTCCGGACGGAGCGGCTGGTCGACCTCGCCGCGGAACCGCCGCGGCCGGCCGGGAGCCTGCGGGAACGCCGCGCTCGCGAGAAGACCGTCGCCGTCGCGCGGGACGCGGCGTTCTGCTTCTACTACCCGGCGACGATGGAGCGCCTGCGGGAGCGCGCGACGGTGGAGACGTTCGCGCCGACGGCGGGCGACGACCTGCCCGACTGCGACGGGGTGTACCTCCCCGGCGGCTACCCAGAACTCCACGCCGCGGACCTCGCGGCGAGTCCCGCGCTCGACTCGCTCGCCGACCGGGCCGCAGAGGGCCTCCCCGTCCTCGGCGAGTGCGGCGGCCTGATGGCGCTGACGCGCTCGCTCGAACCCGCGGACGACGACGCCGAACGCCGCGAGATGGCCGGCGTCCTCCCCGCCGACGTGACGATGCACGACCGCTATCAGGCGCTCGACCACGTCGAACTCGAAGCGACCGGGGACGCGCTCACCGCCGACACCGGCGGGACGCTGCGGGGCCACGAGTTCCACTACTCCAGCGCCGACGTGGACCGGGACGCCCGCTTCGCGTTCGACGTGGTGCGCGGCGACGGCATCGACGGCGAGCGCGACGGCCTCACGGAGTACCGGACGCTGGGTACGTACGCGCACGTCCACCCCGAGAGCGGGGCGTTCGACGCGTTCGTGGCGCACCTGTAA